ATGGTATGCCTCAGATCCGACCTATTATCCCGGGCCAGAGTGTTGATGCCAATGGTTCCCGCATGCGAGGTGACGTTGGTGCAATCGCTGGCGCCTCCACTGCCCACCTTCACAAtggccacatccacattcGCCCGGCGGAACGCATGGAAGGCCATCACCGTCAGGAGTTGGTCGTAGGCTGGCGGTGGTTCCATTTTTGCCAGCCTGGCATGAATATTCCAGAAGAGCTTCGTGAACTGAACCTCACTCAAGGGCTGCCCATCGATGCGTATTCGCTCGCAAGAAAATAAGAGATGGGGCGAACAGAGTAGCCCTGTCTTGATGCCATGCGAGAGCAGGATGTTCTGAACGAGGCCACATGTGGTTCCTCTGCCCTTCGATCCGGATATCTGTATGACGGGAATGCTTTCCAACTGCGCTTTTGACAGCTTCGTCCGCTCCAAGCACTGCAGGGTATGTTCTATTATCGAATCCGGCTGGCAATCGGAGCCCTCCCGGCCCATCCGCACGGGCACCGAGTCGAAAGCGTGATAACTGTTCAGCTTTTGGATGGCCGCCAGGTAAGCCAAACGATCGGGCGACTTCTTCTTCGGTTCCTCGAGCTCTgcaggggctgctgctgccgaagCTCTGGACTCCATTCTGGTTATCTGCTGTATCCTATGCCCCTTCTGTTCTATATCCCTTCTGGcgtgctgcctgccactcggTTGCTCAAGGAACAGTTTCTGTATCTGCTTCTGAATTTGTGAGCCGTGCATCCGATTCGTCCAAGACTTGCGTTGGCCTTCCGCTGGGGAGATGATCTCATTATCGCCATTTGGCTTCTTTTGCGgcgacagctgctgctgccagtcgCATTGCCCGGGAGTCGACCATTTGTTCCTTGCTGCCTTGGAAGGACTTTCTTTGGCTGCCAGCATGGCCTTGCGCTGGATCTCCTTGGTCCTGGCCATCCACCTTTCCCGCTGATCGGAAAAGCTGGTCGATGGGGCGGTTGTAAATGTCTTGAGGGAAACTGCAAGGGAAGCAGGATATACCATTGCCATTCTGAGCAGAAAAAAGTACACGAAAGTCTCACCTGTCTTGCGAGTATTCTCGGCCAAGGGCACAGCAGTTGTTCCTGTTGTCTTCACTTCCGGACAAGCACTCTCCGGCTGCGTTTGATTCGGGGTCCGGTCCTCCAAGGTCTCTCGCTCTGGTGCCCCATTCGCCTTAGCCTTGGCCTTGGCCATCAGCACTTGGCGTGCCTTGAAACTCTTCTGAAAGGTGTAGTTTCTTGCATGGGCCGTGGCCGTCGCCGTGGCTGTGCCCTTCCGCGTCATAAGACCCGTGAAACAATTCTTTGACATCGTTTTCATATTCGTTGATCTTTGAGTTGATTTAACGGGCTGTATATTTCTTTGTGAGTGTTCGATTACCTCTGaatttgaaaattgaattacaTCAAACGATATGGTAGAGTAGAATAAAGTATTTCTGTTTTCAAATAAGGGGACTAGATGGATACTGAAATCGAAAAAGCCTTacagcagcaaacaaataCATAGGATCTATATAAGGACCACTACCaaggaaagaaaaattaaaaacagcCAATGAACACACATTTCCATACGATTTCAGTCTctctttaatatttaaatatcttTGAATGATCCCAGAAAATCTGTTCTTAGTCTTAAGAAATTTGTAGGTTAG
The sequence above is a segment of the Drosophila pseudoobscura strain MV-25-SWS-2005 chromosome X, UCI_Dpse_MV25, whole genome shotgun sequence genome. Coding sequences within it:
- the LOC6902163 gene encoding putative folylpolyglutamate synthase — encoded protein: MKTMSKNCFTGLMTRKGTATATATAHARNYTFQKSFKARQVLMAKAKAKANGAPERETLEDRTPNQTQPESACPEVKTTGTTAVPLAENTRKTVSLKTFTTAPSTSFSDQRERWMARTKEIQRKAMLAAKESPSKAARNKWSTPGQCDWQQQLSPQKKPNGDNEIISPAEGQRKSWTNRMHGSQIQKQIQKLFLEQPSGRQHARRDIEQKGHRIQQITRMESRASAAAAPAELEEPKKKSPDRLAYLAAIQKLNSYHAFDSVPVRMGREGSDCQPDSIIEHTLQCLERTKLSKAQLESIPVIQISGSKGRGTTCGLVQNILLSHGIKTGLLCSPHLLFSCERIRIDGQPLSEVQFTKLFWNIHARLAKMEPPPAYDQLLTVMAFHAFRRANVDVAIVKVGSGGASDCTNVTSHAGTIGINTLARDNRSDLRHTMRDIAWAKAAIMKPSASIYTNVSQAECCEALDQRARQLGVQLHRVPTFEALIEANLNQKHLLSKANHSVKLNGSLAIQLACDYLRRHKPEFVVGLDTNTVKLSQGAVRGIGSFQPAGHFDVIRQDSLNVYLDTADSVESMMACREWFYAGTRASRSPKILLYSRGNEFNAKDLLAILRFKVRFDEACFVPCPSFFEGEIVAEELSAAMVWDDKQELQRAKNNARAWCRLCEENGKKDTSHITLSVNSCFEHVRTKYGQQSEVDVLVTGSRQLVAAAMTTLNKMRGSKAPSNHR